One segment of Thiovulum sp. ES DNA contains the following:
- a CDS encoding hypothetical protein (IMG reference gene:2508611238_SP), with protein MWNKLKSLFNLGHKHTYSYISPRELEKDSYAKNIHELPIPNNTLKTILLMDDDVGALSFLSYDLEFLSLIRGKIRDGTILKSIGDTNSFRAYTDLYRAMSVSQIEFLKTLDLSSYNIVKSSGSMAGFSVEDAINRGLKVDIAILDIILGGYKKVESEVILYDGIDILKMLQDSNKSVSYLFYTGTFLGKYSQEAIKFRDLIGESLETLERKSITKGFDTVKRRLA; from the coding sequence ATGTGGAATAAACTAAAATCTTTGTTTAACTTAGGGCATAAACATACCTATTCATATATTTCTCCTAGAGAGCTGGAAAAAGACTCTTATGCTAAGAATATACATGAACTCCCTATCCCTAATAACACTTTAAAAACCATCTTATTGATGGACGATGATGTAGGGGCTTTATCTTTTCTATCTTATGATTTAGAGTTTCTAAGTCTTATTCGAGGTAAGATAAGGGATGGCACTATTCTTAAGTCTATAGGAGACACTAACAGTTTTCGAGCTTACACAGATCTATATAGAGCTATGTCTGTCTCTCAAATTGAATTCTTAAAAACTTTAGATTTATCTTCTTATAATATCGTAAAATCTAGTGGCTCTATGGCAGGGTTCTCAGTAGAAGACGCTATAAATAGAGGCTTGAAAGTAGATATTGCTATCTTAGATATAATCTTAGGAGGCTATAAAAAAGTAGAATCAGAGGTCATTCTATACGACGGAATTGATATTCTAAAAATGTTACAAGATAGCAATAAATCAGTCTCCTACTTGTTCTATACTGGGACATTTTTAGGTAAATATAGTCAAGAAGCTATAAAATTTAGAGACTTAATAGGAGAGTCTTTGGAAACTTTAGAAAGAAAATCTATAACTAAAGGCTTTGATACGGTTAAAAGAAGACTAGCTAT